The window GGCTTCGCAGGTGTCCGAGGCTAATTCGCTGATGAGCGATATCGCCGACCTGAACCGGGAAATCCAGGTCCACCATATCGAAGGCCAAAACAACGCCAACGCCCTGTTCGACGAGCGGGCGCGGAAAGTTCGCGCCCTGGCCGAGTTGGTGGACATCAGTACCATCGACAACGGCGGTGGCAATTTTACCGTCCTGACCGGTTCCGGACAGACTTTGGTGGATGGGGAAAGCTCCTTTTCGCTGGAGTTCCGGGCTCCGGCCAAGACCGAAGACCTGCGGCCCGATTCCGGGTTCGAGGGCAACGTGTATTTCGACGGCAACGACGACTACGAATACACCATCGAGTTCGTGGCTTCCAATGCGGGCGATCCGGTGGGGCAGGTCGGGTCCGGCGCGAACGCGGCCAAGTTCAAGGTTTCCCTGGATGGCGGCGTGACATGGCTCAAGGACGAAGCGGGCAAGGTGCGGTATTTCAATGCCCGCGAGTACGACGACCGCGTCAACATCGAAGGGCTTCAAATTTGGTTCGGCTCCGCGGATGACGCCCAGGGTTCGCCTTCGGGTTCCTTTGTGGACGGCGACCGTTTCGTCATCAGCCCGCACCAGGGGTTGTATTGGGTGCAGAACACCTCCCACGCCGAGGAGATAACCCCGCAGCTCCATTTCAACGGCGAGTCGAATTCCCAGCGGCTCACGGGCGGCAGCATCGCCGCGCTTTTGTCCTTCCGGGACAACTACGTGGGCAAGTATCGGTCCAAGCTCGACGAATTGTCCGAATCCGTTGTCTGGGAGACCAACCGCAGGCACAGCCAGGGCGCGGGCCTACAGGCGTTCACCTCGGCCGACGGCACGTATCAGGTGGATTACGTGAACAAGGCTCTGGCCAGCGATTCCACCGGGCTGGCCTTTGGCGACCGGCTTCAGTCGGGCAGCTCCTTCATGCATATCTACAACGAGTCCACCGGGTTGCAGGTTTCCGCCGCAGCCCTGGATTTCGACGGCAGCGGGGCGACCTTCAATCCGGCCGTGCATACCCTGGAGGACGTGCGCGACGCCTTCAACAGGACCTACGCGGGAACGCTCAATGCGACCATCGTCAACAACAAGCTCCAGTTGGAAGCCGAGGAGGGCTACACCTTCTCCTTCGGCACTGACTCGGCGGGGCTGTACGCGGCGTTGGGGTTGAACACGTTCTTCAAGGGGAGCGACGCCAGTTCCATGGCCGTCAACGAAAAGATTTCCGGAGACCTGGACTATCTGGCGACGGGGCATGTGAACGGCGCGGGTGAGATGAATCCCGGCGACAACACCACTGCCTTGGCCATGTACGGGTTGCGCGAGGTCAACGTGACCATGTCCACGGCCATGGAGGGGACTACGTCGCAGACCATTCTCGATTATTACAACGGCATCGTGGGCAACGTGGGTACGGATACCAACCGCGCCCAGTTCAACCAGAGTTTCTATCAGGCTTTGGCCAACGACCTGGATGAGCGGCAACAGCAGATTTCAGGCGTCAACCTGGACGAAGAGATGAGCGATCTCATCAAGTACCAGGCTTCCTACACGGCGGCGGCCAAGCTCATCACCACGGCGGACGAAATGCTTCAAACAATCCTGTCGCTCAAACCGTAGGCGGGGAATAGGCCATGCGTGTATCACAACAAATGCTCTTCAACAGGTACGTGTACAACCTGAACTCGTCCCTGACCTCGCTTGTGGACCTCAACGTCAAGGCTCAGACGCAGAAGGCTATCAACAAGCCGAGCGACGATCCTACCGGCATGACCCGCATTCTCGATCATCGCGACACGTTGCGCTCGCTTGACCAGTATTCGGAGAATATTTCCACGGCCAAGGGGTGGCTGGGCAGCGCGGACGAAGCGCTCATGCAGGTCTCGACCATCCTGACCAGGGCCAAGGAATTGGCCACTCAGGCGGCCACCGGCACCGTGGACGATAACAACCGCGAGCAGATCAGCTACGAGATGCGCTCCCTGTTCGAGCAGTTGGTCGGCCTGGCCAACTCCGACTTTGAAGGCAATTCCATTTTCGGCGGGCACAAGACCGACGGCCCCGCCTTCAAGCAAATCATGTGGCTGACCACCAACGACGACAACTTCGGCCGCAACGCGGAGTTCACCGTCAACGGCTCCTCGAACTCCACGGTGTTGGTACAGTATTACGATACCACGGGAGCCACGCCCGTGGGTGGCGACATGAACCTTTCGGACCCCAATCTGGGCGTGCGCTATTCCACGGATGGCGGACGCACCTGGCTGGACGGCTCCATGACGTTCAACGGCGGAGAGGGAACATTGGCTTTGCCCGAGAGCGGCACCAGCGTGACTTTTCACGGAGACGCCACCGTCAAGGTCAACGATCCTGAGGACGAGTCGACTTCCGACGGTACCTGGATGTGGATTCGGCCTTCGGCGCAATATGTCGGCGACGACGAGGACGCCCCGCCCCTGGTGGATGCCCTTGGGCCGGGAACGAACCAGATCAGGGCCGAGGCGTCGGGTTCATTCCTGGATTCCAACGTGACCGTTCGCATCGACAACCAGTCGGACGTGGCGATGAACGAGGACATCCAGTATTCATACAGTCTGGACGGCGGCATCAACTGGGTGACCGGCAATGTGGCCCAGGCCGATTCCTCGGCCGGAGAGACCGTGCTCAGCGTGGCCAACGGCGGTATCCTGACGCTGA is drawn from Desulfovibrio sp. Fe33 and contains these coding sequences:
- the flgK gene encoding flagellar hook-associated protein FlgK, whose protein sequence is MSFGANSILDMGRWALFASQVQLQVTGENISNVNTEGYSRRSVLLREGNYIDYSPGQLGTGVVAQEVVRHFDEMVESMYLGQSSLSNMWGNLWEQLKGVENLLNESSGTGVSDALSQYFNSWNEVAQRPDNYGARQTVVNDAATLITTLKAVDTNLSLMQERINGEVASQVSEANSLMSDIADLNREIQVHHIEGQNNANALFDERARKVRALAELVDISTIDNGGGNFTVLTGSGQTLVDGESSFSLEFRAPAKTEDLRPDSGFEGNVYFDGNDDYEYTIEFVASNAGDPVGQVGSGANAAKFKVSLDGGVTWLKDEAGKVRYFNAREYDDRVNIEGLQIWFGSADDAQGSPSGSFVDGDRFVISPHQGLYWVQNTSHAEEITPQLHFNGESNSQRLTGGSIAALLSFRDNYVGKYRSKLDELSESVVWETNRRHSQGAGLQAFTSADGTYQVDYVNKALASDSTGLAFGDRLQSGSSFMHIYNESTGLQVSAAALDFDGSGATFNPAVHTLEDVRDAFNRTYAGTLNATIVNNKLQLEAEEGYTFSFGTDSAGLYAALGLNTFFKGSDASSMAVNEKISGDLDYLATGHVNGAGEMNPGDNTTALAMYGLREVNVTMSTAMEGTTSQTILDYYNGIVGNVGTDTNRAQFNQSFYQALANDLDERQQQISGVNLDEEMSDLIKYQASYTAAAKLITTADEMLQTILSLKP
- the flgL gene encoding flagellar hook-associated protein FlgL, giving the protein MRVSQQMLFNRYVYNLNSSLTSLVDLNVKAQTQKAINKPSDDPTGMTRILDHRDTLRSLDQYSENISTAKGWLGSADEALMQVSTILTRAKELATQAATGTVDDNNREQISYEMRSLFEQLVGLANSDFEGNSIFGGHKTDGPAFKQIMWLTTNDDNFGRNAEFTVNGSSNSTVLVQYYDTTGATPVGGDMNLSDPNLGVRYSTDGGRTWLDGSMTFNGGEGTLALPESGTSVTFHGDATVKVNDPEDESTSDGTWMWIRPSAQYVGDDEDAPPLVDALGPGTNQIRAEASGSFLDSNVTVRIDNQSDVAMNEDIQYSYSLDGGINWVTGNVAQADSSAGETVLSVANGGILTLTSDGSNILRPGQQFIIRPRTAAINLDVSSSEQVQVNNVGKDIFGGIYMDPDAVLASNGSILTLGSLNSDRVFHSGGANMALTIQGDDEYSKNLFEVMGNLVAFTETNNQTGVQQSLANLVEAQEHIMNAVAEVGGRENRLSISSTIVDGLKLNEQTLLSSIEDADVTELMTDLAQQKLVYEAVLRSTSMIMQLNLSKFI